A portion of the Deinococcus peraridilitoris DSM 19664 genome contains these proteins:
- a CDS encoding FimB/Mfa2 family fimbrial subunit, which yields MMNKALFALAALTLNATALAEVRLEGALTHHTTLAPGGVYKGTLTLSNPSEAPARATISLTDYHFQADGTTSHDPAGTLPRSNSKWIALDTHEVTLPAKSKMVVHYTLTAPANAIGTYWSAIHVTPELPPATGSGLTVRNRISFMVQVVADLPGGDTKVRFNNPQLLRDEQGKLAFSVDTHAESERWIVRKLTLEAFDDKGKLAATVTSRYRRLYPGTSLRDTFALDLPNGKYTLVVIADDEAQDHAFGARYQVEVR from the coding sequence ATGATGAACAAAGCCTTGTTCGCCCTCGCAGCGCTCACCCTAAATGCTACTGCCCTCGCGGAAGTTCGCCTGGAAGGTGCACTCACCCATCACACGACGCTCGCGCCCGGTGGCGTCTACAAGGGCACGCTCACACTCTCCAATCCTTCCGAAGCTCCAGCCCGCGCGACCATTTCGCTCACCGACTACCACTTCCAGGCAGACGGTACGACTAGTCATGATCCTGCTGGCACCCTCCCTCGTTCCAACTCCAAGTGGATTGCCCTCGACACCCACGAAGTCACGCTCCCAGCAAAATCCAAGATGGTCGTCCATTACACCCTGACCGCACCCGCGAACGCCATCGGGACGTACTGGAGTGCCATTCACGTCACGCCGGAATTGCCACCCGCGACGGGGAGCGGCCTCACGGTCCGCAACCGTATCAGCTTCATGGTGCAGGTCGTCGCTGACCTGCCCGGTGGGGACACGAAAGTGCGGTTCAACAACCCACAACTGCTGCGTGACGAACAGGGAAAGCTTGCCTTCAGTGTCGACACGCACGCCGAAAGCGAACGCTGGATCGTCCGGAAGCTTACCCTCGAAGCCTTCGATGACAAAGGTAAGCTCGCCGCGACCGTCACAAGCCGTTACCGTCGCCTGTACCCAGGCACGTCCTTGCGTGACACTTTCGCCCTGGATCTCCCGAATGGCAAGTACACCCTGGTAGTCATAGCCGACGACGAGGCCCAGGATCACGCTTTTGGAGCGCGTTACCAGGTCGAGGTGAGATAA
- the pxpB gene encoding 5-oxoprolinase subunit PxpB has translation MSVLGFYLRFADRMDAQANARLQALTRRLLQHPLPGVTDLIPSYASLYIEYDPTTVNEARVRSWAAQQGAQARTEEPGRTVTIPVRYDGEDLPEVTARLKLSRDEFVRRHSGAAYRVYAVGFSPGFPFLGEVDADLRLPRRPNPRARVPAHSVAMANAQTGIYPLASPGGWNLLGHTLVSLYDPHRPEPFLLESGDEVRFQESGGDIPPEPPALELLPASPQLPLFEVAAPGLLDLMVDMGRRMVGRFGLSRTGAQAPALARLANRLVGNDAHTPLLELNVQGPVLRALRTGSAVFAGYGMTPLLNDRPVAPFTTFTVREGDTLRFAGAPFGVRGYLAVAGGFESRSFLGSASVDLRGLVGRPLRRGDVLGVAAPRPVQAGFSFTPYFPARDPEVLRLLPGPQASPAALRALASGTFTVKTADRTGVQFEGTPVPGGEILSEAVPIGAVQVTPGGTPILLLHDRGTLGGYDKPALLHPGDFTRASQLRPGGRVRFRVLPN, from the coding sequence TTGAGCGTCCTGGGCTTCTACCTGCGCTTTGCCGACCGGATGGACGCGCAGGCCAACGCGCGCCTGCAGGCCCTGACCCGCCGTCTGCTGCAACACCCGCTGCCCGGCGTGACCGACCTGATTCCCAGTTACGCCAGCCTGTACATCGAATATGACCCCACCACCGTGAACGAAGCGCGCGTGAGAAGCTGGGCCGCGCAGCAGGGGGCGCAGGCCCGCACCGAGGAGCCCGGGCGGACCGTCACCATTCCCGTGCGCTACGACGGCGAGGACCTGCCCGAAGTCACCGCGCGCCTGAAGCTCTCGCGCGACGAGTTCGTGCGGCGGCACAGCGGCGCCGCCTACCGGGTCTACGCGGTGGGATTCAGCCCCGGCTTTCCCTTTCTGGGTGAGGTAGACGCCGATCTGCGCCTGCCGCGCCGCCCCAATCCCCGCGCGCGGGTGCCCGCCCACTCGGTGGCGATGGCCAACGCGCAGACCGGCATCTACCCGCTGGCGTCACCGGGTGGCTGGAACCTGCTGGGGCACACCCTGGTGAGCCTGTATGACCCGCACCGCCCGGAACCCTTTCTGCTGGAAAGCGGTGACGAGGTGCGCTTTCAGGAATCGGGCGGCGACATTCCGCCCGAGCCGCCCGCGCTGGAGCTGCTGCCCGCATCGCCGCAGCTCCCGCTCTTTGAGGTTGCCGCGCCCGGTCTGCTCGACCTGATGGTCGACATGGGCCGCCGGATGGTGGGGCGCTTCGGCCTGAGCCGCACGGGCGCGCAGGCCCCCGCCCTGGCGCGCCTCGCGAACCGGCTGGTGGGCAACGACGCGCACACGCCGCTGCTGGAACTGAACGTGCAGGGTCCGGTTCTGCGGGCCCTGCGAACGGGCAGCGCCGTCTTCGCCGGGTACGGAATGACGCCGCTGCTGAACGACCGGCCCGTGGCGCCCTTCACCACCTTCACCGTGCGGGAAGGCGACACCCTGCGCTTCGCGGGTGCGCCGTTCGGTGTTCGTGGCTACCTCGCGGTGGCGGGCGGGTTCGAATCGCGCTCGTTTCTGGGCAGCGCCTCGGTCGATCTACGCGGCCTGGTGGGGCGACCCCTGCGCCGGGGGGACGTGCTGGGCGTGGCCGCGCCTCGCCCGGTGCAGGCCGGGTTCTCGTTCACGCCGTACTTCCCGGCGCGTGACCCCGAAGTGCTGCGCCTGCTGCCCGGCCCGCAGGCCTCGCCCGCCGCTCTGCGCGCCCTGGCGAGCGGCACCTTCACCGTCAAAACGGCCGACCGCACCGGGGTGCAGTTCGAGGGAACGCCGGTACCGGGAGGGGAGATCCTGTCGGAAGCCGTGCCCATCGGGGCGGTGCAGGTCACGCCGGGCGGCACGCCGATTCTGCTGCTGCACGATCGGGGAACGCTGGGTGGCTATGACAAGCCGGCCCTGCTGCATCCCGGCGACTTTACACGGGCGTCGCAGCTCCGGCCGGGCGGCCGGGTGCGGTTTCGCGTACTGCCGAATTGA
- a CDS encoding LamB/YcsF family protein, with protein MTEMQVDINADAGESYGAWPMGRDHELFPFLSSVNLACGFHAGDPLTMQRTVALAREHGVAVGAHPGYPDRVGFGRRDLAAGADELYADTLYQIGALQAFVQTGGLRLSHVKPHGALYLRMLRDEVTARAVAEAVKAYDPGLPFFVLSGSLMERVARELGLPVVLEVFPDRAYLSDGRLAGRDLAGSVIRDPAEAARRAVMMVTQGRVQALDGGWVELQAETLCIHGDNPEAPDIARTVRQALEAEGVRVRAHSQR; from the coding sequence ATGACCGAAATGCAAGTCGATATCAACGCCGACGCCGGTGAGTCCTACGGCGCCTGGCCGATGGGCCGCGACCACGAACTCTTTCCCTTTCTCAGTTCGGTCAACCTCGCCTGCGGCTTTCACGCCGGCGACCCCCTGACCATGCAGCGCACCGTCGCGCTGGCACGCGAACACGGCGTCGCGGTTGGCGCGCACCCCGGTTACCCCGACCGGGTGGGGTTCGGACGGCGCGACCTGGCCGCCGGAGCAGACGAACTGTACGCCGACACCCTCTACCAGATCGGCGCGCTGCAGGCGTTCGTGCAGACAGGGGGCCTGAGACTCAGCCACGTCAAACCGCACGGCGCGCTGTACCTGCGCATGCTGCGCGACGAAGTGACCGCGCGCGCCGTCGCCGAAGCCGTCAAGGCCTACGATCCTGGCCTGCCCTTTTTCGTCCTGAGCGGCAGCCTGATGGAACGCGTGGCGCGCGAACTCGGTCTGCCCGTGGTACTGGAAGTCTTTCCGGACCGCGCCTACCTGAGCGACGGCCGTCTGGCGGGCCGCGACCTGGCGGGATCGGTCATCCGCGATCCCGCCGAGGCGGCCCGCCGCGCCGTGATGATGGTCACGCAGGGCCGCGTGCAGGCCCTGGACGGCGGCTGGGTCGAGCTGCAGGCCGAAACCCTCTGCATTCACGGTGACAACCCCGAAGCGCCTGACATCGCGCGCACCGTGCGCCAGGCCCTGGAAGCCGAGGGCGTGCGGGTCCGCGCGCACTCGCAGCGCTGA
- a CDS encoding CPBP family intramembrane glutamic endopeptidase, whose translation MTSLNAPTSRPFLRAFLSLYPLGLLGVLSLVPTLGPTLSSLMAGSTAPTPPLALLITLVVAQSAVQLGVIVALGTIVSPALNSRSLLLGRTLHGQPLWPALRSQLPLALLGTVPVVLGILLLDRAFRPHLSEAWQSAVQSQTVTLASRASALLYGGVTEELLMRWGVMSLIAWALWRTLQRRAAQPAPWVFWTAIIVAALLFGLGHLPAVASLAPLDLLLVVRTIVLNAIGGLWYGWLFWRRSLEAGMSAHAFTHVLFWLLAPLAV comes from the coding sequence ATGACCAGCCTGAACGCCCCTACCTCCAGACCCTTTCTGCGCGCCTTTCTCAGCCTTTACCCGCTCGGTCTGCTCGGCGTGCTCTCCCTCGTCCCCACGCTCGGCCCGACCCTCTCCTCCCTGATGGCGGGCAGCACCGCCCCCACACCACCGCTCGCCCTGCTCATCACGCTGGTCGTCGCGCAAAGCGCCGTTCAGCTCGGCGTGATCGTCGCCCTCGGCACGATCGTCTCCCCTGCCCTGAACAGCCGCTCGCTGCTGCTCGGCCGGACCCTCCACGGGCAGCCCTTGTGGCCCGCGCTGCGCTCACAGCTTCCCCTGGCGCTGCTCGGCACGGTGCCCGTCGTCCTGGGCATCCTCCTGCTCGACCGCGCCTTTCGCCCGCACCTCAGCGAAGCCTGGCAGAGCGCCGTGCAAAGCCAGACCGTCACGCTCGCCTCGCGCGCCAGCGCCCTGCTCTACGGCGGCGTCACCGAGGAACTGCTGATGCGCTGGGGCGTGATGTCCCTCATCGCCTGGGCGCTGTGGCGCACCCTGCAACGCCGCGCCGCGCAACCCGCGCCCTGGGTCTTCTGGACGGCCATCATTGTCGCCGCGCTGCTCTTCGGGCTCGGTCACCTGCCCGCCGTCGCCAGCCTCGCGCCCCTCGATCTCCTGCTTGTCGTCCGCACCATCGTGCTGAACGCCATCGGTGGACTCTGGTACGGCTGGCTGTTCTGGCGCCGCAGCCTCGAAGCTGGTATGAGCGCCCACGCCTTCACGCACGTTCTGTTCTGGCTGCTCGCGCCCCTCGCGGTCTGA
- a CDS encoding autorepressor SdpR family transcription factor, with protein MNDVFKALADPTRREILRVLKEGEKSAGELAALFALNKSTLSGHFAVLKAADLVVTEKRGTTVIYRLHTTVFEDVLSGLFELFGRDTPRENEEKT; from the coding sequence ATGAACGACGTCTTCAAGGCCCTGGCGGACCCGACACGACGTGAAATTCTGCGGGTCCTCAAGGAAGGCGAGAAAAGCGCCGGAGAGCTCGCCGCGCTCTTTGCGCTCAACAAAAGCACCCTCAGCGGACATTTTGCCGTCCTGAAGGCCGCCGATCTGGTCGTCACCGAAAAACGCGGCACCACCGTCATCTACCGCCTGCACACCACCGTTTTCGAAGACGTCCTGTCCGGCCTGTTCGAGTTGTTCGGACGCGATACGCCCAGGGAAAACGAGGAGAAGACATGA
- a CDS encoding DUF1648 domain-containing protein, translating to MIRRNDLRKEWPTLLAFAVTFAASAYLWPRSPEVIPVHWGLNGEPDRFGSRAEGLLLLPGLLLGNALLMLAVERFSAHGARNATVLRTVRLVMGVTAALLTLRMVFDWEVPRTVIIAVGIIFALLGNVLGKAHPGGRFERVDTWTPERKRAWYATTKRSSVQLTFFGSALLFAGLLLPDVWLTPWVAPFGLLGGLLIMMIRLGLDMSSWRSGKNSTTGSHGPR from the coding sequence ATGATCCGACGCAACGACCTCCGCAAAGAGTGGCCGACACTGCTCGCCTTCGCCGTGACCTTCGCCGCGAGCGCCTACCTGTGGCCCCGTAGCCCCGAAGTCATTCCGGTGCACTGGGGCCTGAACGGTGAACCCGACCGCTTCGGCAGCCGCGCCGAAGGCCTCCTGCTCCTTCCTGGCCTGCTGCTGGGCAACGCCTTGCTGATGCTCGCCGTGGAGCGTTTCAGCGCGCACGGAGCGCGGAACGCCACCGTCCTGCGCACGGTTCGGCTGGTGATGGGCGTCACCGCTGCCCTGCTGACGCTGCGCATGGTGTTCGACTGGGAGGTGCCCCGCACCGTCATCATTGCCGTCGGCATCATCTTCGCGCTGCTGGGCAACGTCCTCGGAAAAGCCCACCCGGGCGGACGGTTCGAACGCGTCGACACGTGGACTCCCGAGCGCAAGCGCGCCTGGTACGCCACCACCAAACGCAGCTCGGTGCAGCTGACGTTCTTCGGGAGTGCCCTGCTGTTCGCTGGGCTGCTGCTGCCCGATGTCTGGCTGACGCCGTGGGTCGCTCCTTTCGGTCTGCTGGGTGGCCTGTTGATCATGATGATCCGTCTGGGCCTCGACATGTCCTCGTGGCGGAGCGGCAAAAATTCCACCACAGGCTCGCACGGACCTCGCTGA
- a CDS encoding dodecin: MSEHVYKIVELVGSSPDGIEAAIQNAVSRASKTIRHMRWFEVVETRGHLAEGNIAHYQVTVKIGFTLEDGESL, encoded by the coding sequence ATGAGTGAGCACGTCTACAAGATCGTGGAGTTGGTCGGATCGTCACCGGACGGCATCGAAGCCGCCATTCAGAACGCCGTGTCACGCGCCTCGAAAACCATCCGCCACATGCGCTGGTTCGAGGTGGTCGAAACGCGCGGCCACCTCGCCGAGGGCAACATCGCGCATTATCAGGTGACCGTCAAGATCGGCTTCACCCTCGAGGACGGCGAGAGCCTGTAA
- a CDS encoding DUF4255 domain-containing protein: MIGSIQDALRAMIYRDARLPPAEVDVRFAAPTREFTSGVNRPTINFYLYDMIENVRLRSHDLDVRRNGQFDSRRLRPRRMDLKYLVNVFFKSQVGEMDEQEWLLLWRVLATLMRHAEWAEADLPESVRALDVGILGSVSQPDHNARLSDVWSGLGNHARPSLHYVLTVPLDLNIEFHTPLVLGQETSFRRSDTGDIAGERTRFGWQLLAPDGRGVAGAEVRLEGGLSVTTTDAGGAFFLRVGSEEARALQVRLPGSNAWHNARSLPGDYRVVLH, encoded by the coding sequence ATGATCGGTTCGATTCAGGACGCCCTGAGGGCCATGATCTACCGCGACGCCCGCCTTCCTCCCGCCGAGGTCGACGTCCGCTTCGCCGCGCCCACCCGTGAGTTCACGTCGGGCGTGAACCGTCCCACCATCAACTTCTACCTGTACGACATGATCGAGAACGTGCGCCTGCGCAGTCACGACCTCGATGTACGCCGGAACGGCCAGTTCGACTCGCGCCGCCTCAGGCCGCGCCGCATGGACCTGAAGTACCTCGTGAACGTCTTTTTCAAGTCACAGGTCGGCGAGATGGACGAGCAGGAATGGCTGCTGCTCTGGCGGGTTCTGGCAACCCTGATGCGCCACGCCGAATGGGCCGAGGCCGACCTGCCCGAAAGCGTGCGGGCGCTGGACGTGGGTATCCTGGGTTCTGTTTCCCAGCCCGATCACAACGCCCGACTGTCAGACGTCTGGAGCGGCCTGGGCAACCACGCCCGCCCGTCGCTGCACTACGTGCTGACCGTGCCGCTCGATCTGAACATCGAGTTTCACACGCCGCTCGTACTGGGCCAGGAAACCAGCTTCCGGCGCAGCGACACCGGCGACATTGCCGGGGAGCGGACCCGTTTCGGCTGGCAGCTGCTCGCCCCGGACGGGCGTGGCGTGGCGGGGGCCGAGGTACGGCTGGAGGGCGGCCTCAGCGTCACCACCACCGATGCGGGCGGCGCCTTTTTTCTGCGCGTCGGCAGCGAGGAAGCCCGCGCGCTGCAGGTGCGGCTTCCCGGCAGCAACGCCTGGCACAACGCGAGGTCACTGCCAGGTGATTACCGGGTCGTCTTGCACTGA
- a CDS encoding VgrG-related protein: MSAGRSVDGAISHFYLKFDGQDAPVETMRRLREVTVESSLHLPDVATVIFRDPELRLIDDDVFKLGATLVVSTRIGERQGELFDGEIVEIEPRFTLHDQFLVIRAFDRLHRLARGTFARSFQNVSDMDLVRKIAGEVGLTAETGSASFVHDYVFQNNQTNLAFLQERAARLGYLLYADGTRLHCVPPKADSDAVELKWGVNLSEFLPRLSSLDQPARTMTRSWDPKTKQAILGQAAAAEGTPKVGERRTTEDVTQAFGARPTHTVTQHVVRQQGLADALAQATANRAAERLIEASGVCGGNPAITAGVPLKITAVGDRFGGTYYVSTAVHSYHAEGGYTTEFQVSGQQASGIVATLGAGKRETTQMGLAIGIVTNNQDPQGWGRVKVKYPGLTDEHESDWARVASMGGGAARGLMALPEVNDEVIVGFEMGDIHHPYVLGGLWNGPDAPPKANSEIVQGGKVTQRLLRSRRGHQLTFDDSDDKPFVQLESARGHRLTLSDRAGDEHILIEDRAGNRIRFDTRSNALSVDVAGNVTVTAQGKVELQAMASIKAQAPNIELNGSATVKITGGVVEVQGGLIKLN, translated from the coding sequence GTGAGCGCCGGGCGGAGCGTGGACGGCGCCATCTCGCACTTCTACCTGAAGTTCGACGGACAGGACGCACCCGTCGAGACCATGCGCCGCCTGCGGGAAGTAACGGTCGAAAGCAGCCTGCACCTGCCGGACGTGGCCACGGTCATCTTCCGGGACCCGGAATTGAGGCTGATCGACGATGACGTGTTCAAGCTGGGCGCCACGCTGGTGGTCAGCACCCGCATCGGCGAACGACAGGGTGAACTGTTCGACGGCGAGATCGTCGAAATCGAGCCGCGTTTCACGCTGCACGACCAGTTTCTGGTGATTCGCGCCTTCGACCGCCTGCACCGCCTGGCGCGCGGTACGTTTGCGCGCTCTTTTCAGAACGTCAGCGACATGGACCTGGTCCGCAAGATCGCCGGTGAGGTCGGCCTGACCGCCGAAACGGGCAGCGCGAGCTTCGTGCACGACTACGTGTTTCAGAACAACCAGACCAACCTGGCTTTTTTGCAGGAGCGCGCCGCGCGGCTGGGTTACCTGCTCTACGCCGACGGCACCCGGTTGCACTGCGTGCCTCCCAAGGCCGATTCGGACGCGGTGGAACTCAAGTGGGGCGTCAACCTGTCGGAATTTCTGCCACGCCTGAGCAGCCTGGATCAGCCTGCCAGGACCATGACGCGCAGCTGGGACCCCAAAACCAAGCAGGCGATTCTGGGTCAGGCTGCTGCAGCCGAGGGAACTCCAAAGGTCGGTGAGCGCCGAACCACGGAGGATGTCACGCAGGCTTTCGGAGCCCGGCCCACCCACACCGTGACGCAGCACGTCGTGCGTCAGCAGGGCCTGGCCGACGCCCTGGCACAGGCGACAGCCAACCGCGCCGCCGAGCGGCTGATCGAGGCCAGCGGGGTGTGTGGTGGCAATCCCGCCATTACCGCCGGCGTGCCGCTCAAGATCACTGCGGTGGGGGACCGTTTCGGTGGCACCTATTATGTCTCGACGGCCGTTCACAGCTACCACGCCGAGGGCGGTTACACCACCGAGTTTCAGGTGTCCGGTCAGCAGGCCTCGGGTATTGTGGCGACGCTGGGCGCGGGAAAACGTGAGACCACCCAGATGGGGCTCGCCATTGGCATCGTGACCAACAACCAGGACCCGCAGGGCTGGGGCCGCGTGAAGGTGAAGTATCCCGGCCTGACCGACGAGCACGAAAGCGACTGGGCACGGGTGGCCAGCATGGGCGGGGGCGCTGCTCGGGGTCTCATGGCCTTGCCGGAAGTCAACGATGAGGTCATCGTCGGTTTCGAGATGGGCGACATTCACCATCCGTACGTGCTGGGTGGTCTGTGGAACGGCCCCGACGCACCGCCCAAAGCAAACAGCGAGATCGTTCAGGGAGGCAAGGTGACCCAGCGCCTGCTGCGCTCACGGCGCGGCCACCAGCTGACGTTCGATGACTCTGACGACAAGCCCTTCGTGCAGCTGGAAAGCGCGCGCGGCCACCGGCTGACCCTGAGTGACAGGGCGGGTGACGAGCATATCCTGATCGAAGACCGGGCCGGGAACCGGATCAGGTTCGACACCAGGAGCAATGCCCTCAGCGTCGACGTGGCAGGCAACGTCACGGTGACTGCTCAGGGCAAGGTGGAGCTGCAGGCCATGGCGTCCATCAAGGCGCAGGCGCCGAACATCGAGCTGAACGGGAGCGCCACCGTCAAGATCACCGGCGGCGTCGTGGAAGTGCAGGGCGGCCTGATCAAGCTGAACTGA